The following is a genomic window from Sphingobacterium spiritivorum.
TCTCTAACATATCTTTACCTGTCCATTCCGGCGCTGGAGTACCTTTTTTTAACAGCTCTTTTTTCTCATAAGGTTTATAACCCGGAGGAATCTGAAAGTTTAACAGATAATTTTTCCGGGAATTTATATTAAAATCCGAAAATACAGATCTGGAGTGCATCGAAAGTTCAATCGTGTTATTGTCTGCTGCATAGTTTGATTTTGAAATAATAGTATAGCTTTTGGGTAGAAATGTAGTTTTATCCACGGCAAAATACATATCAATAAATGCTCTTTGTTCGTTAATAACCGAATCGAAAGCATTGACAAAAAAGTAGAAATAGTTCTGTGTGTCAATTGTGGTATCATTGAGTTGTTTTATTTTATCAGGAGCAGTTTGCTGTATTTTACTTACCGTTTTTTGTAGTTCTCCATCGGAGAATATATCCGCATTCCCTATCCTAAGGGCTTTATAATCTTTCGTCGTATACGTACCATCTTTTTCAAAATCATATATTTTTTTATCAGCATAGACCGTTCTGGATGCATAATTTTTATCCTTTATTGTCGTACTGACGTCTGCATATGGTAATTTATAGTTGGGGTCAAAGAAAACAGTTACCTCCCTGTAGATTGTAGCGGTGTCATTTCCAAAGGGATTTTTATCATAGCTTATCTGATTATAGGATATACTTTCAATTTTTTCCAGTTGCTTAAGCATGCTTTCAACTGGTTTAATTGAGGTTGATTGTGCGTACAACTGAACTGCCAAGAGGTTTAAAGCAATAAGCGTAATTATAGTTCTCATTTTAATAGCTGTAATGTTTTAAATATTCTTGTCCAGATATTTAGGTGTCAATCTGCATGCAAATTAAGAGTAGCCCGTTCTTTATTATTTTCTATATTGAACTTGTCCAATTTGAACTTGCCAGCACTACAGATGTTTCTATTTGTCGGATGGGAATTGTCCAGTATCTGGGTAATAAAATATTTATTTCTGATCTTTCTAAAAGTCTGAATCCATTTTTAAGGTAGAAACTGATTGCCCACTTTGCATCTGTCCATGTGCCAATAAGTACAGGTGTTGTCGCCATTGAATTTAGATGCGCTAATAATTGTCTTCCTATACCTTTACTTCTTTCCTTTGTGCGAACATAGGCATGACGAATAAGTGTGACTTCACTTTTGTATTGAATTCCCATTACACCAATAAGTGTTTTACCTTCTTTGTACCCCCAGAATTCAACACCATCAGCAATTTGGTTTTTTAATTCAAGTTCGGTCATATATGGTTCATGCCATCTATCATCAGGAATTACCCCTTTATATGCAATTGATGCATCGTTAATGATTTCATAAATTTCATTAAGGTCCTTTTGTTCACATTTTATAATCATAAAGTTTCATTTTTTACCTGGGATAGCCAACTTCTAATATCAGAAATTAATAGCAGAGCTACAAGATGCAGATGTGTTAAGAAAGATTAATAAATATCTTGCAACTGACAGATCCGTTTTTAAATATTATCAACTGTCTATAGTGAAAGAGCCAATTCCACTTTTGGAACTGGCTCTTTAAAATATATTAAAAATAGAAAATGGCTAGAAAATATATTCAATTGATCCTTTTAAACTGTCTGCTGCAGATTTGAAGGATTCTGTTTTTACGACCTTTTCATCTACTTTGATTTCTAAGGTGATTTCTCCGTTTCCGGCAGAAGCGAAAGCTAATTTTGCTTTCTCCCCTTGTTTTGAGATTAATCTTGGAACAGATTTATTGAAAGGAACTTGTCCATTTGTTTGTACAGAGTCTTTTCCTGTACTGTCTGTAAAAGTCAACTTACCCATTTTAATATCCTTGGATTTGGAAGTTATGCTGTAAGCAATTTTCACATTTTTGGGATATGTCGATACATTATTGTCGTCTTTATCACAAGAATACAATAAAGAAATACTTAATAATACTGTAAGAGCTGCTAAAATACCTGATTTGAAATTCATCTTTTTCATTTCTTTTTTGTTAAAAGTTTAAAATTAATTAGATGATTGCCGGCAAATCATTTTTCAATAATCTAAACGCAGGCGACTTGATTTTTGCTACAGTAATATCTTTTTAAAGATAATGGTAGATTAAGTTTTAAATTTAATTTATTCATAATCAGTATTTTGTGATTTTATTTTACCTCAGCTATTGTGTAATTAAAAATATGCTCTACATTTGTAGAATGAATTCTAATAACATAGAGACGAGTTTATCCAAAAAGGAAGAAGAGTTGATGGATTATATCTGGCAATCGGGCAAACCATTTCTGAAAGATATCATCGAATGTTATCCTGATCCCAAACCCGCTACCACAACAATTGCGACATTGTTGAAGCGATTACAGGATAAGGGGGTGATTGATTATGAGACGTTTGGCAATTCGAGAAGATATTTTCCGTTAATTAAAAAAGACGCATATTTTTCAAATCAGATGAGCGGAATGATTAAGCAGTTTTTCAATGATTCAGCACTTCAGTTTGCCTCTTTTTTTACGACTTCATCCAACCTAAGTGATAAAGAGCTGGAAGGCTTAAGAAAAATAGTAGACCAAGAACTTAAAAAAAGAAAAGATGATTGATTTTGTTCTGAAATTCCTGGCAACCTCCACAATATTTATTGTGTTGTATTTTGTACTGCTGCAGTATGTAAAATCTTTTAAAATCAACAGATGGTACTTATTATCTTCTCTGATTTTGGCTTTAATGATCCCTTTCTTTGTATTTGAAGTGGAGAAACCTGCGATGGCGATACCTTTGATAGAAGAGATACCTGCAGTACAGGATGAGACACCGCTGGCGCCACAACATGATTTTGTTGAGACTGCTCAACAAGTTGAAGTACAGGCTGTACCTCCCGTTGAGAATTCGAGACCTGTTATCTATGATATTATTATAGGTGTAATGGTTCTTTATTTTGTCGGGGCGGTGGTCATGGCCATTCGATTCAATAAAAATCTGAGGAGATTATACCGTAAGATTGTTAATGCTGAGCAGATCAGAGAAGATGAGGTAACGATAGTTCTGTTAGATGAGCCTATATCTCCGTTCAGTTTTTTCAGATTTCTTTTTGTAAACAGAGATGAATACCGTAGTGGTCTGGAAAAAGATATTCTTCGTCATGAAATGGCTCATATCAGGCAGAATCATACCTGGGATGTCATATTTATAGAGACATTACTGGTTTTCTTCTGGTTCAATCCGGCCTTGTATTTTTACAGAAAAGCTATTCAGACAAATCATGAATTTTTAGCAGATGAAGCTGTCGTGTCTACAGGCAACCATTTTAACTACTTGTCATTACTTATTAATACTGTTTCTCAGAAGCATATCACCACATTAGTGAGTCCGTTTAACCATTCATTAATTAAAAAGAGATTACTTATGATTACCCGTAAACCATCACATTTGAGATCACATGCATTTCAATTGTTAAGCGTACTGATATTACTGGCAACAATTGCTATATTCAGTGAACGCACATATGCAAAAGCAGAAAATCCTGCTGGTGCAGATAATACTTCTTCGAATACTGATCTTATGTCGGGAGTATCCCATGAAGTGTGTACAGATACTATCATTCAGAATGCTGTACAAAGAGATACTATTGCGGATTCTCTGCAGGCTTTGGATCCACTGGCGATAAAACCTGTTGCGCCGTTAAATGTACAGACGCCGGTAAATCTGAATCTTAACTTTGACTCATTGGGTCTTTCAAAAGATCTGGCTTATTTATCTTCCCCTGAGTTTATAAACGGTATTGTAGATGTTGAAGGTTTAAGTAAAATGATCAGCGAGACTGTAGGATCAAAGGAGTTTACTGCTAATCTGCAGAAGTTAACAGATAAAGCAATAAAGGACTCTGAATATTACGATTCTCCTGAATTCAAAGCACATATTAAGAAAATAGAAAAGGACGCTGCTAAAACCGAGGCTTATTATAATTCCCGTAAGTTTAAATCAAATATTAAGAAAATAGAGGATGATGCAGCTAAAATCGAGGCAAAATATAATTCTCCTGAATTTAAGGCACATATCAAGAAAATAGAGGATAATGCAGCCAAAATCGAGGCTTATTATAATTCCCCTGAATTCAAAGCAAAGATTGAAAAAATAGAACGCGAAGCGGAGGAAAGAGCCCGTAAGGCTGAAGATGCAAGGATTAATTCGCCTGAGTTTAAAGCAAAGATTGCCAAAATAGAACGTGAGGCGGAGGAAAGTGCCCGTAAGGCAGAAGAGGCGAGGATTAATTCCCCTGAGTTCAAAGCAAAGATTGAAAAGATCGAACGTAAAGCGGAGGAACAAGGTAGAAAGACAGCGGAAAAAGCTAGAAAAGCTGCAGAAGCCAGAGCGTTAAAATCCAACTAAATAATCAGATTATTCTAGTTGTAATACACAAAAAAGAAATTGTTTTATATGTTTATGTTGGCGCGAGGCTTAACGAGAAAGAGGGGAAAAATTCCCCTCTTTTCTTTTATCTTCCAAAGTCATCCTGTACACGGATAATATCATCCTCATCAGAAGGATTGTCAATATCCGTATGTTGCCAGATTTCTGCCAATACACCATATTCGGATAATCCTACCAGACGGTGACGTTCGCCCTGACGGAGTTTAATGCTTTCACCTGTTGTAAGTTTTTTAAGTTCCTGCTCATCATCTGTATCACTTGTCACTACACCTACAGTACCTTTGATTACTCTCCAGATTTCTGCACGGCGGTGGTGATACTGCCATGAAAGACGTTTTTCAGGAGCAACGATCAGAATTTTAGGACTTAATTTGCCTGAAATCTTAAGATCCTGTACATTCAGACCTTCAAAATATTCATCTGCAAACTGCTGTGCCTGATCTTCATTTATGACAAAAAAACCTCCCCAGGGACGGGTTTGATCTTGTTTTTCGATGCCAAATCCTTTGTCTGTAAGGATTTTTTCTATTTCACTGAATAATTCGGCTTTATCTACGTATTCCATTTTTATTGATTTACTTAAAAGGGTGAAGTTAGGATTTTTTTTAAAAATATGTATCAACTATTGTTACTTTCAATTCACAAATTAATATCTACCTTTGCGGACGTTTTTAGTAACTCAATTTATGAAAAACAGGTTTTTGGGCTTGGTGATACTGCCGGTCCTGGTGAGTTGTTCCGCAGGTCAGGATAAAATTAACACACAGATTAAGATTATTGACAATATTGAATCCCATATCATTATTCCCACACATCAGCTTCTTTGTGAACGTGTTATTGATTTGCAGGGAGCGATCCAACGTATAGAAATCGGTAATGATATTTCCCTTTTGCAGGCAAGAGACGCCTGGCTAGAGACACGTGAATTGTGGGAACAGGCAGAAGGATATGCGATAGAAGAGAGTAAGATCGTCAGCATCCGTCAGCGAATGGATGAAGGCACCTATGCTTTATCCCAACAGCAGCCTGACCGGATCAATAAAGGTGAATTTCAGCAGATTGAATACATATTATGGGGTTCTGATGGTATGCGTATGGCTGCTGATCTGACAGAAACTGATCTGGCTTCTTTAATGACGATTTCAGATAGTATGGTTGTGCAGACGACTCAATTGCTGGCGTTTACAAAAGAAACAGCATGGACAAAGGCAAAGTTAAAAGCTAAAAATGAAGAACAACGTTCTCAAATCTGTCAGCAGCGTATGAAAGACTATGTAGGCGGCATGATAGGAGTGACGCAACAAATTTTGGAGACTAAGATTACAGAACCTGATGCTCCTATATCCGCTGTTCAGATAGAAGAGCCCTATAGTGATAATACAAAATCTGATATCCTGAATAATATTATTGCTATCGAAAATCTGTACACAGGCAGGTTGGATCTGCACAAAGGAGCAGGAATAGCGGCTGTGGTAGACCGCCAGGATAAAGTATTGGATGAAACTTTGCGTAAGTCTATAGAAGACTCCAAAAAGGCAATAAATGCATTACCCGAATCCTACAGTATGGCGCTGTCCAATGACAGAGATGCGGTACTGGTGGCGAAGGTAAAATTGCAAACGCTTCAGGAACTGCTTAAAGACCGTTTATTACCATTGGTCTCTCAGATCTGAGATAGACAGTTTTTATTTGTTATTTTTGTAAAAGATACCCTGTCATATGGTATCTTTTATTTTTTATGATTATTCCGATTATTTTTTCTCATGAGTGAATTGCCTTTAGATAAACAAAATACAGCCTTTATGCAGGCCGTAGCTTTTGTCAACCAAACGAACCAAAACCTTTTTCTGACAGGGAAGGCTGGTACGGGAAAGACGACATTTCTACGGTATATCAATAAGCATTCGTATAAGAAGATGGCTATCACTGCTCCTACGGGGGTTGCTGCGATGAATGCCGGAGGTACTACGCTGCATGCGCTATTCTGGTTGCCGTTTGGCGTCTTTCTGGAGGATTATGAGATGAACTGGAGCGCAGAGGATAATAATATCTATAACAAAAGCCGTCTGTTCAGTACAATAAAGCTTACCAAACAGCGAAGAGCAATTCTGCAGGAGCTGGAACTGTTGGTTATCGATGAAGTGTCGATGGTACGTAGTGACACCCTGGATGCGATAGATGTCATATTGAAATCTGTGAGACGTGATCAGCGTCCTTTTGGTGGAGTTCAGGTATTGTTTATAGGCGATTTATACCAGTTGCCTCCGGTGGTCCGGGATTTTGAATGGTCTGTTCTGAGAGGTACTTACTCCAGTCCGTTCTTTTTCGATGCCAAAGTAATGCGGGAATACCCACCTGTCATGCTGGAGCTCAATCATATCTACAGACAAAAGGATGATTCGTTTATTAATCTGCTTAATAATATCCGAAACAATCAGGTCTCTAAAGATGATCTGGAACAATTGAATGCACATTATAAAGCCGATTTTGAGCCAGTTTCTTCGGATCAATATATTACGCTGACTTCTCACAACCGACTAGCTGACACGATCAATCAGGAAGAACTGGTGCGCTTACCCGGTAAGATGCTCAATATAAAAGCAGTCATCAAGGACGAATTTCAGCAGGGATCGTATCCTACAGACGAGACGCTGACCCTGAAAGTAGGTGCACAGGTTATGTTTATTAAGAACGATACAGGTGATGACCGTAAATATTTTAACGGAAAAATCGGGACAGTCAAAGAAATCAATCTGGATAAGCAATACGTGCTGGTCTCCTTTCCGGATGGATCTGATGACGTCATGGTCAAAAGAGAAACCTGGGAAAATATACGATATAATTACGATAAAGGACAGGATGAGATCAATTCCGAAGTGTTGGGTACATTTTCTCAATACCCTTTACGTCTGGCATGGGCAATTACGATTCACAAGAGTCAGGGACTGACATTTGAGAGAGCGATCATCGATGCAGGGACTTCATTTGCTGCGGGGCAGGTGTATGTTGCGCTCAGCAGGCTGACCGGTCTGGAGGGTTTGATCCTGAAATCTCCCATCCCCGGACATTCCATTCGTACAGATTTTCAGGTGGTATCGTTTATGCAACGTATGCTTCCTGAGGCCGAACTGCCGGCTGTGCTGGAACAGTGCCAGAAAAACTACCTGGGTCAGATCTTGCTTAACAGCTTTCGCTGGACTTCGCTGATTGACGAGACTGTAGCATTACAAACGTCTCTGGCTGACCGGAATATAGATGATAAAGCCGGAGCAGAGCAGTATTTTATTCAGCTTGTAGCAGATCTTCGAAAACAAGAGAAAGTCGCGCATTCATTTATCAATCAGCTCTATACGTTACTTAGTGACAAGTCCAGTCTGGATTATACACGTATATGCGAGCGGACAAAATCTGCTGTGCAATGGTTTCAGTCTAAGATTGAAGATGAATTAATTAAACCTACGTTTGAACATATCAACGTCTGGAAGATCAAGAAAAGGACAAAGAAGTATATTGATGAGCTGAATGGCCTGCATCTGGATTATAAACGTAAACTGGATCAGCTGTTGCACTGTCTGACGATTGCCGAGACCCTCATGAGCGACGGAAATATCGGTGAAGCCGTCACGCAGATGGAGAAATTTGAAAAATCCAAAGATGATCAGGTGAAGACGGCTACAGATGATACAGAAACAAAAGACCTGACCAAATTGGATACCAAACAGATCACGCTGGAAATGTACCAGGATGGTAATTCTATAGCGGAAATAGCCCAGAAAAGAGGCATGGTTGCCGGAACAATATATGGTCATCTGATTCATTTTATTGGTGAGGGAGTGGAGGCACATGAACTTATCGAGCAGGACAAACTGGATAGAATCATTGAAGTGATCCGTAAACATCCGGACGCTTCGGCTTCCGAATTGAAGAGTATTTTAGGTCCTTCAGTAGATTATCCGGATATCCGTATCGGACAAAAAGTGTTAAGTGTAGATTAAACAAAAATTATCACTTATATTTGCCGGGTAATATGACGGAATCTGAGGCATATTCCTGATCTAACACGTAATTATGGAAAAGAAAAGTGGTCCCAATAAATGGATGATGTTTATCGCTATGCCTTCTCAGATGGGGATCACTGTTTACTTATTTTATATGTTGGGTACCTGGCTGGACAAAAAGTACGGCTGGGAGAATGAGGTAGCCATGAAGGTATCTACATTTATAGGGGTAATTGTATCCATGTATTATTTTATAAAACAAGCAAATCGATTGAGTAAGAATGACTAAGAATATCCGCTATTTTATACTGTTACTGGTAATTGGGCTAGTATTGTATGGAGTACATTATGCTATATTGAAGGGACTGGACTTGCAGGATGTATGGCAGCAGAATGATTATAAGCTATGGGGATTTTATCTTGTCGGTGGAATTTCGTCTTTGGTTATGCTGATAGTGGTTATTATCATCCATAATATGATGCCCAATAGTGTCGGGTTTGTGTTTTTGGGGTTACTTACCCTTAAGATGATTGTTTCATTTCTGTACGTGAACAAAGGCTTAAATCAGCAGCCCGAAAACTTTATTGAATATAATTTTTTGGCTGTCTTTTTTCTTTTTATCGTATATGACGTATTCATGGCGTATAAAGTTATGAATCAAGAGAATAAACAGTAATTTATATAAATTAAAAAAAGTTTCATTTAATCGCAAAAGATGATAAATAAAATCGTATTTTTGCGCAAAAATTAACGAGAAAACATGGAGAGTCTAAGGAGAACGCTTCTTATTTTTACAGCAGTATTATTCACATTCAACCCTTTCCTGGCGGGAGCTAGTGAAGGAGTAGATGAGCCAAAGTCGCAATCTGAGGAGATCAAAGAATACAGTGAACACCATTTACAGGATGATTACTATTTTTCTTTATTCGCAGATAAAGAAGCAGATAAGGTGTATGGTTTTCCACTTCCTGTTATCTTGATTGATAACGGATTAAAAGTTTTCTCTTCCGCTGCATTTGATCACGGTCATGCAGTAGTTGAAAAAGATGGTCAGTATTATAAACTTTTCCACAACAAGATCTATAAAACAGATGCTGCAGGGACATTGACTATGGATGACAAACATCATCCGACCAATGCCAAGCCTTTGGATTTTTCGATTACTAAAAATGTTGTGGGTCTGTTGTTAGCTACACTCTTGTTGTTCTGGGGATTTTTGAGCCTTGCTAAAACATACAAAAAAGGAGCAAATACACTTCCAAAAGGAGTAGGTCGTGTGTTAGAGCCGCTTGTATTGTATGTGCGTGATGAAATGGCGATGCCAAATATCGGTTCACGTTATAAAGAGTTTATGCCTTACCTGTTATCGGTTTTCTTCCTGATTTTCTTGTTGAACTTATTAGGATTGACACCATTAGGTTTCAATGTGACAGGTAACATCACGATAACGTTGTGTCTGGCCCTGTTTACCTTTTTTATCATTCTTTTCAAAGCAAATAAAAACTACTGGAAACATATTTTCTGGATGCCGGGTGTACCTGTTCCGTTTAAAATAGTTTTGGCACCAATAGAGTTACTGGGTATGTTTACCAAGCCATTCTCACTGATGCTGCGTTTATTTGCAAATATTACTGCAGGTCACTCTGTTATAATGGGATTGATTGCAATTGTTTATTTGTTTCAAACCCAACTGACTGTAGGAGGTAGTATTGGTGTCTCTATGTTACTGACACTTATACTCATGCTTCTGGAGTTATTAGTTGCATTCCTTCAGGCGTTTATTTTTACCATGTTGTCTTCACTGTTCATAGGTATGGCAGTAGAGGAACACCATGACCATCATTAATCAGAATTTTTTTTAAATTTTTATATAATTAAATTGTTAT
Proteins encoded in this region:
- a CDS encoding helix-turn-helix domain-containing protein, which codes for MSELPLDKQNTAFMQAVAFVNQTNQNLFLTGKAGTGKTTFLRYINKHSYKKMAITAPTGVAAMNAGGTTLHALFWLPFGVFLEDYEMNWSAEDNNIYNKSRLFSTIKLTKQRRAILQELELLVIDEVSMVRSDTLDAIDVILKSVRRDQRPFGGVQVLFIGDLYQLPPVVRDFEWSVLRGTYSSPFFFDAKVMREYPPVMLELNHIYRQKDDSFINLLNNIRNNQVSKDDLEQLNAHYKADFEPVSSDQYITLTSHNRLADTINQEELVRLPGKMLNIKAVIKDEFQQGSYPTDETLTLKVGAQVMFIKNDTGDDRKYFNGKIGTVKEINLDKQYVLVSFPDGSDDVMVKRETWENIRYNYDKGQDEINSEVLGTFSQYPLRLAWAITIHKSQGLTFERAIIDAGTSFAAGQVYVALSRLTGLEGLILKSPIPGHSIRTDFQVVSFMQRMLPEAELPAVLEQCQKNYLGQILLNSFRWTSLIDETVALQTSLADRNIDDKAGAEQYFIQLVADLRKQEKVAHSFINQLYTLLSDKSSLDYTRICERTKSAVQWFQSKIEDELIKPTFEHINVWKIKKRTKKYIDELNGLHLDYKRKLDQLLHCLTIAETLMSDGNIGEAVTQMEKFEKSKDDQVKTATDDTETKDLTKLDTKQITLEMYQDGNSIAEIAQKRGMVAGTIYGHLIHFIGEGVEAHELIEQDKLDRIIEVIRKHPDASASELKSILGPSVDYPDIRIGQKVLSVD
- a CDS encoding BlaI/MecI/CopY family transcriptional regulator codes for the protein MNSNNIETSLSKKEEELMDYIWQSGKPFLKDIIECYPDPKPATTTIATLLKRLQDKGVIDYETFGNSRRYFPLIKKDAYFSNQMSGMIKQFFNDSALQFASFFTTSSNLSDKELEGLRKIVDQELKKRKDD
- a CDS encoding cupin domain-containing protein, with product MEYVDKAELFSEIEKILTDKGFGIEKQDQTRPWGGFFVINEDQAQQFADEYFEGLNVQDLKISGKLSPKILIVAPEKRLSWQYHHRRAEIWRVIKGTVGVVTSDTDDEQELKKLTTGESIKLRQGERHRLVGLSEYGVLAEIWQHTDIDNPSDEDDIIRVQDDFGR
- a CDS encoding AtpZ/AtpI family protein, whose amino-acid sequence is MEKKSGPNKWMMFIAMPSQMGITVYLFYMLGTWLDKKYGWENEVAMKVSTFIGVIVSMYYFIKQANRLSKND
- a CDS encoding GNAT family N-acetyltransferase translates to MIIKCEQKDLNEIYEIINDASIAYKGVIPDDRWHEPYMTELELKNQIADGVEFWGYKEGKTLIGVMGIQYKSEVTLIRHAYVRTKERSKGIGRQLLAHLNSMATTPVLIGTWTDAKWAISFYLKNGFRLLERSEINILLPRYWTIPIRQIETSVVLASSNWTSSI
- a CDS encoding imelysin family protein — translated: MKNRFLGLVILPVLVSCSAGQDKINTQIKIIDNIESHIIIPTHQLLCERVIDLQGAIQRIEIGNDISLLQARDAWLETRELWEQAEGYAIEESKIVSIRQRMDEGTYALSQQQPDRINKGEFQQIEYILWGSDGMRMAADLTETDLASLMTISDSMVVQTTQLLAFTKETAWTKAKLKAKNEEQRSQICQQRMKDYVGGMIGVTQQILETKITEPDAPISAVQIEEPYSDNTKSDILNNIIAIENLYTGRLDLHKGAGIAAVVDRQDKVLDETLRKSIEDSKKAINALPESYSMALSNDRDAVLVAKVKLQTLQELLKDRLLPLVSQI
- a CDS encoding peroxiredoxin family protein, which produces MRTIITLIALNLLAVQLYAQSTSIKPVESMLKQLEKIESISYNQISYDKNPFGNDTATIYREVTVFFDPNYKLPYADVSTTIKDKNYASRTVYADKKIYDFEKDGTYTTKDYKALRIGNADIFSDGELQKTVSKIQQTAPDKIKQLNDTTIDTQNYFYFFVNAFDSVINEQRAFIDMYFAVDKTTFLPKSYTIISKSNYAADNNTIELSMHSRSVFSDFNINSRKNYLLNFQIPPGYKPYEKKELLKKGTPAPEWTGKDMLESTYSSKSFAGKTLLLFMTDISCLGNQLSIGMMNNLTDKYQNKEVVVLSLFGSSKKELMQYTATNQINFPVIYDAQQIKEKYNAPGAPFFYIIDKNGYISYSVYGYTEERETTLGEELDKALSDKQ
- a CDS encoding M56 family metallopeptidase, whose protein sequence is MIDFVLKFLATSTIFIVLYFVLLQYVKSFKINRWYLLSSLILALMIPFFVFEVEKPAMAIPLIEEIPAVQDETPLAPQHDFVETAQQVEVQAVPPVENSRPVIYDIIIGVMVLYFVGAVVMAIRFNKNLRRLYRKIVNAEQIREDEVTIVLLDEPISPFSFFRFLFVNRDEYRSGLEKDILRHEMAHIRQNHTWDVIFIETLLVFFWFNPALYFYRKAIQTNHEFLADEAVVSTGNHFNYLSLLINTVSQKHITTLVSPFNHSLIKKRLLMITRKPSHLRSHAFQLLSVLILLATIAIFSERTYAKAENPAGADNTSSNTDLMSGVSHEVCTDTIIQNAVQRDTIADSLQALDPLAIKPVAPLNVQTPVNLNLNFDSLGLSKDLAYLSSPEFINGIVDVEGLSKMISETVGSKEFTANLQKLTDKAIKDSEYYDSPEFKAHIKKIEKDAAKTEAYYNSRKFKSNIKKIEDDAAKIEAKYNSPEFKAHIKKIEDNAAKIEAYYNSPEFKAKIEKIEREAEERARKAEDARINSPEFKAKIAKIEREAEESARKAEEARINSPEFKAKIEKIERKAEEQGRKTAEKARKAAEARALKSN
- the atpB gene encoding F0F1 ATP synthase subunit A, whose amino-acid sequence is MESLRRTLLIFTAVLFTFNPFLAGASEGVDEPKSQSEEIKEYSEHHLQDDYYFSLFADKEADKVYGFPLPVILIDNGLKVFSSAAFDHGHAVVEKDGQYYKLFHNKIYKTDAAGTLTMDDKHHPTNAKPLDFSITKNVVGLLLATLLLFWGFLSLAKTYKKGANTLPKGVGRVLEPLVLYVRDEMAMPNIGSRYKEFMPYLLSVFFLIFLLNLLGLTPLGFNVTGNITITLCLALFTFFIILFKANKNYWKHIFWMPGVPVPFKIVLAPIELLGMFTKPFSLMLRLFANITAGHSVIMGLIAIVYLFQTQLTVGGSIGVSMLLTLILMLLELLVAFLQAFIFTMLSSLFIGMAVEEHHDHH